A portion of the Anaerolineae bacterium genome contains these proteins:
- a CDS encoding nitrous oxide-stimulated promoter family protein, translating to MNPGRLERERRTLFAMIEIYCRAHHGTRSALCAECEELYQYGLRRLDKCPFQDDKPTCAKCPIHCYNPAMRERVRQVMRFAGPRMLLHHPLLTIRHYLDELLYRKAGRPGGSPKGKKRG from the coding sequence ATGAACCCTGGCCGGCTGGAGCGAGAGAGGCGCACACTATTTGCCATGATCGAGATATACTGCCGTGCCCACCACGGCACGCGATCCGCCTTGTGCGCCGAATGTGAGGAGCTGTATCAGTACGGACTGCGCCGGCTCGATAAATGTCCGTTTCAGGATGACAAGCCCACCTGCGCCAAGTGCCCTATCCACTGCTACAACCCGGCCATGCGCGAGCGCGTCCGGCAGGTGATGCGCTTTGCGGGGCCGCGCATGCTCCTCCATCATCCCCTGCTCACCATCCGCCACTACCTCGATGAGTTGCTGTATCGAAAGGCCGGCCGACCCGGGGGAAGC